One genomic region from Streptomyces sp. NBC_01304 encodes:
- a CDS encoding TAXI family TRAP transporter solute-binding subunit — protein sequence MLLLPRLSRRRALQGSAAALVVFGLLLWWLLPLGESTPGGKIVFSTGIKGGVYEKYGKLLRGAAANDLPDLDIELLTSDGSKQNVARVANGGADFTIAAADAVQRYRDDRSPGYQSLRGCARLYDDYVHLIVPADSKVREAKDLRGKRVSIGPADSGVRLISEAVLEAAGLTKADITPVSSTIREAPKQLKNDEIDAFFWSGGLTTDNVTDLTRRFPVRLVPLGDRLLKELHRQGGGSSHYRAAVVPSDAYPEAKNDGPVQTLAVANLLVTTDDADPELTESLTRTVIDHRDSIGSKVHAAQLVDLRTAIYTNPLPLHDGASRYYRSVKP from the coding sequence ATGCTCCTGCTTCCCCGCCTCAGTCGTCGCCGTGCCCTGCAGGGGTCCGCGGCCGCTCTGGTGGTGTTCGGGCTGCTGTTGTGGTGGCTGCTGCCGCTCGGCGAGAGCACTCCCGGCGGGAAGATCGTCTTCAGTACGGGCATCAAGGGCGGGGTGTACGAGAAGTACGGGAAGCTGCTGCGAGGCGCGGCCGCCAACGATCTGCCCGACCTGGACATCGAGCTGCTCACCAGTGACGGCTCCAAGCAGAACGTGGCCCGGGTGGCGAACGGCGGGGCCGACTTCACGATCGCCGCCGCGGACGCCGTCCAGCGCTACCGGGACGACAGGAGTCCCGGCTACCAGAGCCTGCGGGGCTGCGCCCGGCTCTACGACGACTACGTCCACCTGATCGTGCCCGCCGACTCCAAGGTGCGCGAGGCCAAGGATCTGCGCGGCAAGCGGGTGTCCATAGGGCCCGCGGATTCGGGCGTGCGCCTGATCTCAGAGGCGGTGCTTGAAGCCGCGGGACTCACCAAGGCGGACATCACGCCGGTGTCCAGCACCATTCGTGAGGCGCCCAAGCAGCTGAAGAACGACGAGATCGACGCGTTCTTCTGGTCGGGCGGTCTGACGACCGACAACGTCACCGACCTCACCAGGCGCTTCCCCGTCCGTCTGGTCCCGCTCGGTGACCGCCTCCTGAAGGAGCTGCACCGACAGGGTGGCGGCTCCAGCCACTACCGCGCGGCCGTGGTGCCCTCCGACGCCTATCCCGAGGCCAAGAACGACGGACCCGTACAGACCTTGGCGGTCGCCAACCTCCTGGTCACCACGGACGACGCGGACCCCGAGCTGACCGAAAGCCTGACCCGCACCGTGATCGACCACCGGGACAGCATCGGTTCCAAGGTGCACGCGGCCCAGCTGGTGGATCTGCGGACGGCGATCTACACGAACCCGCTCCCCCTGCACGACGGAGCGAGCCGCTACTACCGCTCGGTCAAGCCCTGA
- a CDS encoding RelA/SpoT family protein, with protein sequence MSAEASNPLMGPSSGAHRKRGRPRLDLRRLGRAALLGSASRDRLPDAIGHMVEVHRAHYPDADMEALRRAYVLAESSHRGQMRKSGEPYITHPLAVTLILAELGAETTTLTASLLHDTVEDTEVTLDQVREEFGEEVCYLVDGVTKLEKVDYGAAAEPETFRKMLVATGNDVRVMSIKLADRLHNMRTLGVMRPEKQARIAKVTRDVLIPLAERLGVQALKTELEDLVFAILHREEYETTRALVAENALGSNPLADIAEDFRAVFREAGIAAEVHIRPRHFVSVHRAGIKRGRLRGADFGRLLVLVGEDADCYGVLGELHTCFTPVISEFKDFIAAPKFNLYQSLHTAVARQDGEVAEVLIRTHQMHKVAEAGVVALGNPYDSGSEEPVDGERADPTRPGWLSRLLDWQRATPDSDTFWSSLREELSQDREITVYRTDGGTLGLPAGASCVDAAYAQYGEDAHACIGARVNGRLATLSTVLRDGDTVHVLLAPLETGSGPAPDWLDHAKTPAARIAIGRWFAAHPEEAEEADAPRPQLTVATVRPGAANVVVDLEGATVRLAGCCTPVPPDEVTGFAVRGGVVTVHRLECPAVERMATAGRPALGVRWADQEETAECRVTLIAESFGRPHLLADLTEAIAMEGAAIVSATVEPPTEGRVRHTYTLQLPDSGGLHTLMRAMRKVAGVYDVSRPQHSAAATQ encoded by the coding sequence ATGAGTGCAGAGGCGAGCAACCCCCTGATGGGGCCGTCGTCCGGTGCGCACCGCAAGCGCGGTCGCCCCCGGCTCGATCTGCGCCGGCTCGGCCGGGCCGCGCTGCTCGGTTCCGCCTCGCGGGACCGGCTGCCGGACGCGATCGGCCACATGGTCGAGGTCCACCGTGCGCACTACCCGGACGCGGACATGGAGGCGCTGCGGCGGGCGTACGTCCTCGCCGAGTCCTCGCACCGCGGACAGATGCGCAAGAGCGGTGAGCCGTACATCACGCACCCCCTCGCCGTGACGCTGATCCTCGCCGAACTGGGCGCGGAGACCACGACGTTGACCGCCTCGCTGCTCCACGACACCGTCGAGGACACCGAGGTGACGCTGGATCAGGTACGTGAGGAGTTCGGCGAGGAGGTCTGTTACCTCGTCGACGGCGTGACCAAGCTGGAGAAGGTCGACTACGGCGCGGCGGCCGAACCCGAGACCTTCCGCAAGATGCTCGTGGCCACGGGCAACGACGTACGCGTGATGTCGATCAAACTCGCCGACCGGCTGCACAACATGCGCACCCTCGGCGTGATGCGCCCCGAGAAACAGGCGCGCATCGCCAAGGTCACCCGGGACGTGCTGATTCCGCTGGCCGAACGGCTCGGCGTGCAGGCCCTGAAGACCGAGCTGGAAGACCTCGTCTTCGCCATCCTGCACCGCGAGGAGTACGAGACGACCCGCGCCCTGGTCGCGGAGAACGCGCTGGGGTCCAACCCGCTCGCCGACATCGCCGAGGACTTCCGGGCGGTGTTCCGCGAGGCCGGAATCGCGGCCGAAGTCCACATCAGGCCACGGCACTTCGTGTCCGTGCACCGTGCCGGGATCAAGCGCGGCCGGCTGCGCGGGGCCGACTTCGGACGCCTCCTCGTCCTGGTCGGCGAGGACGCCGACTGCTACGGCGTACTGGGGGAGTTGCACACCTGCTTCACGCCGGTCATCTCGGAGTTCAAGGACTTCATCGCGGCGCCCAAGTTCAACCTGTACCAATCGCTGCACACCGCGGTCGCCCGCCAGGACGGCGAAGTCGCCGAAGTCCTCATCCGTACGCACCAGATGCACAAGGTCGCCGAGGCGGGCGTCGTGGCTCTCGGCAATCCTTATGACTCCGGTTCCGAGGAGCCCGTGGACGGCGAGCGCGCCGACCCCACCCGGCCCGGCTGGCTCTCCCGCCTCCTCGACTGGCAGCGGGCCACACCCGACTCCGACACCTTCTGGAGCTCGCTGCGCGAGGAGCTCTCGCAGGACCGCGAGATCACCGTGTACCGCACGGACGGCGGCACGCTCGGGCTGCCCGCCGGGGCGAGTTGTGTGGACGCGGCCTATGCGCAGTACGGCGAGGACGCGCACGCCTGTATCGGGGCGCGGGTCAACGGCCGGCTGGCGACGCTCAGTACGGTGCTGCGCGACGGGGACACCGTGCATGTGCTGCTCGCCCCGCTGGAGACCGGGTCGGGGCCCGCGCCCGACTGGCTGGACCACGCGAAGACGCCGGCCGCGCGGATCGCCATCGGCCGCTGGTTCGCGGCCCATCCCGAAGAGGCCGAAGAGGCGGACGCACCCCGGCCGCAACTGACCGTGGCGACCGTACGGCCGGGCGCGGCGAACGTCGTGGTGGACCTGGAAGGGGCCACCGTGCGCCTCGCCGGGTGCTGTACGCCGGTGCCGCCGGACGAGGTGACGGGCTTCGCGGTACGCGGCGGCGTGGTCACCGTGCACCGCCTGGAGTGTCCGGCGGTCGAGCGCATGGCGACCGCGGGACGGCCCGCCCTGGGGGTGCGCTGGGCCGACCAGGAAGAGACCGCCGAGTGCCGGGTGACCCTGATCGCCGAGTCGTTCGGGCGGCCGCATCTGCTCGCCGACCTGACCGAGGCCATCGCCATGGAGGGCGCCGCCATCGTCTCGGCGACGGTGGAGCCGCCCACCGAGGGTCGCGTACGGCATACGTACACGCTCCAACTCCCGGACTCCGGGGGGCTGCACACGCTGATGCGGGCGATGCGCAAGGTGGCCGGGGTGTATGACGTGAGTCGGCCGCAGCATTCGGCCGCGGCCACGCAGTAG
- the miaA gene encoding tRNA (adenosine(37)-N6)-dimethylallyltransferase MiaA, whose amino-acid sequence MNSAALAPRVIAVVGPTAAGKSDLGVFLAQRLGGEVVNVDSMQLYRGMDIGTAKLTLDERAGIPHHLLDIWDVTEAASVAEYQKLARAEIDRLLAEGRWPILVGGSGLYVRGAVDNLEFPGTDPAVRAALEEELTLRGSGALHARLAAADPEAAKAILPSNGRRIVRALEVIEITGQPFTANLPGHDSVYDTVQIGVDVARPELDERIATRVDRMWEAGLVDEVRALEARGLREGRTAGRALGYQQVLTALTGDCTEEEARAETVRATKRFARRQDSWFRRDPRVQWLSGGLADRAELPARALALVERAVTA is encoded by the coding sequence GTGAATAGCGCAGCTCTTGCCCCGCGAGTCATCGCCGTCGTCGGTCCCACCGCGGCCGGAAAGTCCGATCTGGGCGTCTTTCTCGCCCAGCGGCTCGGCGGCGAAGTCGTCAACGTCGACTCCATGCAGCTGTACCGGGGGATGGACATCGGTACCGCGAAGCTGACGCTCGACGAGCGCGCCGGCATTCCGCACCACCTCCTCGACATCTGGGACGTCACCGAGGCCGCCAGCGTCGCCGAGTACCAGAAGCTCGCGCGGGCCGAGATCGACCGGCTGCTCGCCGAGGGGCGCTGGCCGATCCTGGTCGGCGGCTCCGGCCTGTACGTGCGCGGGGCGGTCGACAACCTCGAGTTCCCCGGCACCGACCCGGCCGTCCGCGCCGCGCTCGAGGAGGAGCTCACGCTACGCGGCTCCGGCGCCCTGCACGCCCGCCTGGCCGCCGCCGACCCGGAGGCCGCGAAGGCGATCCTGCCGAGCAACGGCCGCCGCATCGTCCGCGCCCTCGAAGTCATCGAGATCACCGGGCAGCCCTTCACCGCCAACCTCCCCGGCCACGACTCGGTCTACGACACCGTCCAGATCGGCGTCGACGTGGCCCGGCCCGAGCTGGACGAGCGCATCGCGACCCGGGTCGACCGCATGTGGGAGGCCGGTCTTGTCGACGAGGTGCGGGCACTGGAGGCGCGGGGCCTGCGGGAGGGACGTACGGCGGGACGGGCCCTCGGGTACCAGCAGGTGCTCACCGCCCTGACCGGCGACTGCACCGAGGAGGAGGCGCGCGCCGAGACCGTGCGCGCCACCAAGCGCTTCGCGCGCCGCCAGGACTCCTGGTTCCGCCGCGATCCGAGGGTGCAGTGGCTGAGCGGCGGCCTCGCGGACCGGGCGGAACTCCCGGCCCGGGCGCTGGCGTTGGTCGAACGAGCGGTCACAGCCTGA
- the dapF gene encoding diaminopimelate epimerase encodes MSTRIAFLKGHGTENDFVIVPDPDNAIELPAAAVAALCDRRAGIGGDGLLHVVRSAAHPEAKAMAGEAEWFMDYRNADGSIAEMCGNGVRVFARYLQRAGHVEAGDLAVATRGGIKRVHLAKTESISGSAAGDVTVSMGRALLPAEQATVTVGERSWPALNVDMGNPHAVAFVDDLDHAGNLYTAPPVSPASVYPAGVNVEFVVDRGERHVAMRVHERGSGETRSCGTGACAVAVAAARRDGADPAVTGAPVTYTVDLPGGRLVITENPDGTIEMTGPAVIVAEGEITAEWLETVIP; translated from the coding sequence ATGAGCACGCGGATCGCCTTCCTCAAGGGCCATGGCACCGAGAACGACTTCGTGATCGTGCCCGACCCGGACAATGCCATCGAGCTGCCCGCCGCCGCGGTGGCCGCCCTGTGCGACCGCCGGGCCGGCATCGGGGGCGACGGTCTGCTGCACGTCGTACGGTCCGCCGCGCACCCCGAGGCCAAGGCGATGGCCGGCGAGGCCGAGTGGTTCATGGACTACCGGAACGCGGACGGCTCGATCGCCGAGATGTGCGGCAACGGCGTGCGGGTCTTCGCCCGCTACCTCCAGCGCGCCGGACACGTCGAGGCCGGTGACCTGGCGGTCGCCACCCGCGGCGGCATCAAGCGCGTCCACCTCGCGAAGACCGAGTCGATCAGCGGCTCCGCCGCGGGAGACGTGACGGTCTCCATGGGCAGGGCCCTGCTCCCCGCCGAGCAGGCCACCGTCACCGTGGGCGAGCGCAGCTGGCCCGCGCTCAACGTGGACATGGGCAACCCGCACGCGGTCGCCTTCGTCGACGACCTGGACCACGCCGGGAACCTGTACACGGCACCCCCCGTCAGCCCCGCCTCGGTCTATCCGGCCGGGGTGAACGTCGAGTTCGTGGTCGACCGCGGCGAGCGCCACGTCGCGATGCGCGTGCACGAGCGCGGCTCCGGCGAGACCCGCTCCTGCGGCACCGGGGCCTGCGCGGTCGCCGTCGCCGCGGCCCGCCGGGACGGCGCCGACCCCGCGGTCACCGGCGCCCCGGTGACGTACACCGTGGACCTGCCCGGCGGACGCCTGGTGATCACCGAAAATCCGGACGGCACGATCGAGATGACGGGCCCCGCGGTGATCGTCGCCGAGGGCGAGATCACCGCCGAGTGGCTCGAAACCGTAATCCCCTGA
- a CDS encoding class III extradiol dioxygenase subunit B-like domain-containing protein → MLVAAAVCPCPPLLVPEVAAGAAAELDAARAACTDAVGVLAASRPDRLIVVGPAEQSGRGPHAEGARGSFRGFGVEVDVRLGRGGEAAERELPVSLAVAAWLLERTEWAAAPVEALGVGEPLVAERCIQVGRELQAHAERVALLVMGDASACRTLKAPGYLDERAAPFDAEVARALGAADVAALKALDAELAYELKAAGRAPWQVLAGAAEGAGLSGALLYDEAPYGVGYLVAAWS, encoded by the coding sequence ATGCTCGTTGCCGCTGCCGTGTGCCCCTGCCCCCCGCTGCTCGTGCCCGAGGTCGCCGCGGGTGCGGCCGCCGAACTCGATGCGGCGCGAGCCGCGTGCACCGACGCGGTGGGCGTGCTCGCCGCGTCCCGACCGGACCGGCTGATCGTCGTCGGGCCGGCCGAGCAGAGCGGCCGGGGGCCGCATGCGGAGGGTGCGCGCGGGTCGTTCCGGGGGTTCGGGGTGGAGGTCGACGTACGCCTCGGCCGGGGTGGCGAGGCGGCGGAGCGTGAGCTTCCGGTGTCCCTCGCGGTGGCGGCGTGGCTCCTTGAGCGCACCGAGTGGGCCGCGGCTCCGGTCGAGGCGCTCGGGGTGGGGGAACCTCTGGTGGCCGAGCGGTGTATCCAAGTCGGGCGGGAGCTGCAGGCGCACGCCGAGCGAGTGGCTCTTCTGGTCATGGGCGACGCGAGTGCCTGTCGCACGCTCAAGGCGCCCGGCTATCTGGACGAGCGGGCGGCGCCCTTCGACGCCGAGGTGGCGCGGGCCCTGGGCGCGGCGGACGTGGCGGCGCTGAAGGCGCTGGACGCGGAGCTCGCGTACGAGCTGAAGGCGGCCGGGCGCGCGCCGTGGCAGGTGCTCGCGGGGGCGGCGGAGGGGGCGGGGCTGAGCGGGGCGTTGCTGTACGACGAGGCGCCGTACGGGGTGGGGTATCTGGTCGCGGCCTGGTCCTGA
- the miaB gene encoding tRNA (N6-isopentenyl adenosine(37)-C2)-methylthiotransferase MiaB, with protein sequence MSGNKVDTVGDVKTYEVRTYGCQMNVHDSERLSGLLEGAGYVRAPKDADGDADVVVFNTCAVRENADNKLYGNLGRLAPMKTKRPGMQIAVGGCLAQKDRDTIVERAPWVDVVFGTHNIGKLPVLLERARIQEEAQVEIAESLEAFPSTLPTRRESAYAAWVSISVGCNNTCTFCIVPALRGKEEDRRPGDILAEVKALVAEGVSEITLLGQNVNAYGSDLGDRAAFSKLLRACGQIEGLERVRFTSPHPKDFTDDVIAAMAETPNVMPQLHMPLQSGSDTVLRAMRRSYRQERYLGIIEKVRAAMPDAAISTDIIVGFPGETEEDFEQTMHVVREARFTNAFTFQYSKRPGTPAATMDGQIPKEVVQERYMRLSALQEEISWEENKKQVGRTLELMVAEGEGRKDGSTHRLSGRAPDNRLVHFTKPETEVRPGDVVTVEITYAAPHHLLAEGQVKGVRRTRAGDAWEKRQDGPKPAGVLLGLPKVGVPEPLPVATSGCAID encoded by the coding sequence GTGAGCGGCAACAAGGTGGACACGGTGGGCGATGTGAAGACGTACGAGGTGCGCACGTACGGCTGCCAGATGAATGTGCACGACAGCGAGCGGCTCTCCGGCCTGCTTGAGGGCGCCGGATACGTCCGTGCCCCCAAGGACGCCGACGGTGACGCCGACGTGGTCGTCTTCAACACCTGCGCGGTGCGGGAGAACGCCGACAACAAGCTGTACGGCAATCTCGGCCGCCTCGCCCCGATGAAGACCAAGCGGCCCGGCATGCAGATCGCCGTCGGCGGCTGCCTCGCCCAGAAGGACCGCGACACCATCGTCGAGCGCGCCCCCTGGGTGGACGTCGTCTTCGGCACGCACAACATCGGCAAGCTGCCCGTACTCCTGGAGCGCGCCCGCATCCAGGAAGAGGCGCAGGTCGAGATCGCCGAGTCGCTGGAGGCGTTTCCCTCTACGCTGCCGACGCGTCGGGAGAGCGCGTACGCGGCCTGGGTGTCGATCTCGGTCGGCTGCAACAACACCTGCACCTTCTGCATCGTCCCGGCCCTGCGCGGCAAGGAGGAGGACCGCCGTCCCGGCGACATCCTCGCCGAGGTGAAGGCCCTGGTCGCCGAGGGCGTTTCCGAGATCACCCTGCTCGGCCAGAACGTGAACGCGTACGGCTCCGACCTCGGTGACCGCGCGGCCTTCAGCAAGCTCCTGCGCGCCTGCGGGCAGATCGAGGGCCTGGAGCGCGTGCGCTTCACCTCGCCGCACCCCAAGGACTTCACTGACGACGTGATCGCCGCCATGGCCGAGACGCCGAACGTGATGCCGCAGCTGCACATGCCGCTGCAGTCCGGCTCGGACACGGTCCTGCGCGCGATGCGCCGCTCGTACCGGCAGGAGCGTTACCTCGGGATCATCGAGAAGGTGCGCGCCGCGATGCCGGACGCCGCGATCTCGACCGACATCATCGTGGGCTTCCCCGGCGAGACCGAGGAGGACTTCGAGCAGACCATGCACGTCGTCCGCGAGGCCCGCTTCACGAACGCCTTCACCTTCCAGTACTCCAAGCGCCCCGGGACCCCGGCGGCGACCATGGACGGGCAGATCCCCAAGGAGGTCGTGCAGGAGCGTTACATGCGCCTGTCCGCGCTCCAGGAGGAGATCTCCTGGGAGGAGAACAAGAAGCAGGTCGGCCGCACCCTGGAGCTCATGGTCGCCGAGGGCGAGGGCCGCAAGGACGGCTCCACGCACCGCCTCTCCGGCCGCGCCCCCGACAACCGCCTGGTCCACTTCACCAAGCCGGAAACCGAAGTGCGCCCCGGTGACGTCGTGACGGTCGAGATCACGTACGCCGCCCCGCACCACCTCCTCGCCGAGGGCCAGGTCAAGGGCGTACGGCGGACCCGCGCGGGCGACGCCTGGGAGAAGCGCCAGGACGGGCCCAAGCCCGCGGGCGTCCTGCTCGGCCTGCCCAAGGTGGGCGTGCCGGAGCCGCTGCCGGTGGCGACGAGCGGCTGCGCGATCGACTGA
- a CDS encoding M1 family metallopeptidase, whose amino-acid sequence MLLSPRIRAALLAAASATLIAATLPSPAPLGIGDPLFPHLGNPGYDVAAYDIHFTYRGDNSKPLDTVTKIDARSTARLERINLDFARGKVRSVSLNGTPAEFVSTGEDLVVTPKKAVAPGSRMRLTVRHTSDPATGQHEGGWVRTGDGLAMANQADAAHRVFPCNDHPADKARFTFRVTAPKHLTAVANGLPAGHMRGARDTTWTYRTTHPMATELAQVSIGKSTVVPRKGPHGLPMRDVVPVKDRVTLERWLRKTPGQLAWMEKKVGRYPFEAYGLLVADAETGFELETQTLSLFERSLFTRPEFPEWYVESIMVHELAHQWFGNSVSPRTWSDLWLNEGHATWYEALFAQEKADQPIELRMMDAYRESDNWRAAGGPPAAPKAPAPGEKISLFRPVVYDGSALVLYALRQEIGRSAFDRLEREWLRTYADKAASTADFTRLAERVSGRDLDRFFQGWLYDLKTPRMPGHPQWRSDEPRTGTLGR is encoded by the coding sequence ATGTTGCTCTCGCCCCGGATCAGGGCCGCGCTCCTCGCCGCCGCCTCCGCCACCCTCATCGCCGCGACACTGCCTTCGCCGGCGCCCCTAGGCATCGGCGACCCGCTCTTCCCGCACCTCGGCAACCCGGGGTACGACGTGGCGGCGTACGACATCCACTTCACCTACCGCGGCGACAACAGCAAGCCGCTCGACACCGTCACCAAGATCGACGCCCGGTCGACGGCCCGCCTGGAGCGGATCAACCTCGACTTCGCCCGCGGCAAGGTCCGTTCGGTCAGCCTCAACGGCACCCCGGCCGAGTTCGTCAGCACGGGCGAGGACCTCGTCGTCACGCCCAAGAAGGCCGTCGCGCCGGGCAGCCGGATGCGGCTCACCGTGCGGCACACCAGCGACCCGGCCACGGGGCAGCACGAGGGCGGCTGGGTCCGCACCGGCGACGGTCTCGCCATGGCCAACCAGGCCGACGCCGCCCACCGGGTCTTCCCCTGCAACGACCACCCCGCGGACAAGGCCCGCTTCACCTTCCGCGTCACGGCACCCAAGCACCTGACGGCCGTGGCCAACGGGCTGCCGGCCGGGCACATGCGCGGCGCGCGGGACACCACGTGGACGTACCGCACCACGCACCCCATGGCGACCGAGCTCGCCCAGGTCTCCATCGGCAAGTCGACCGTGGTGCCCCGCAAGGGCCCGCACGGACTGCCGATGCGCGACGTGGTGCCGGTCAAGGACCGGGTGACCCTCGAGCGCTGGCTGCGCAAGACGCCGGGGCAGCTGGCCTGGATGGAGAAGAAGGTCGGGCGCTATCCCTTCGAGGCGTACGGACTTCTCGTCGCCGACGCCGAGACCGGCTTCGAGCTGGAGACGCAGACGCTGTCGCTCTTCGAGCGGTCGCTGTTCACCCGGCCCGAATTCCCCGAGTGGTACGTCGAATCGATCATGGTGCATGAGCTGGCGCACCAGTGGTTCGGCAACAGCGTCAGCCCTCGCACCTGGTCCGACCTGTGGCTCAACGAGGGGCACGCCACCTGGTACGAGGCGCTCTTCGCACAGGAGAAGGCGGACCAGCCCATCGAGCTGCGGATGATGGACGCCTACCGCGAGTCGGACAACTGGCGGGCGGCGGGCGGCCCGCCGGCGGCACCGAAGGCGCCGGCGCCGGGGGAGAAGATCAGCCTGTTCCGGCCGGTCGTCTACGACGGCAGTGCGCTGGTCCTTTACGCCCTGCGCCAGGAGATCGGCCGGAGCGCCTTCGACCGGCTCGAGCGTGAGTGGCTGCGTACGTACGCCGACAAGGCCGCCTCGACCGCCGACTTCACGAGGCTCGCGGAGCGGGTCTCCGGGCGGGATCTGGACCGGTTCTTCCAGGGCTGGCTGTACGACCTGAAGACGCCGCGGATGCCCGGCCACCCGCAGTGGCGCTCGGACGAGCCGAGGACGGGGACCCTCGGGCGCTGA